The following proteins are co-located in the Candidatus Binataceae bacterium genome:
- a CDS encoding MaoC family dehydratase, with amino-acid sequence MSEPVSKLTGRGNYFEDFTVGAKMRHARGTTIGEIENQMLTKLVLNTADGHYNEHRMESTNFRHRLVFGLITGSVCIGLATQDTGENALAELGLDGIKFTSPVFHGDTLYAYSEVLEKRDADREDAGIVRFKHWGTKQDGTVVFEGERTVLIKRRSHWANR; translated from the coding sequence ATGAGTGAACCGGTTTCGAAACTGACTGGCCGCGGCAACTACTTCGAGGATTTCACGGTTGGCGCGAAGATGCGCCATGCGCGCGGCACTACCATCGGCGAAATCGAAAACCAGATGCTGACGAAGCTCGTGCTCAACACCGCCGACGGCCATTACAACGAGCATCGGATGGAATCGACCAACTTCCGCCATCGCCTCGTATTCGGACTGATCACGGGATCGGTATGTATCGGGCTGGCGACGCAGGACACGGGCGAGAACGCGCTCGCTGAGCTCGGCCTCGACGGAATCAAGTTCACCTCGCCGGTTTTCCACGGCGACACGCTCTACGCCTACAGCGAGGTGCTCGAGAAGCGCGACGCCGATCGCGAGGACGCCGGGATCGTGCGCTTCAAGCATTGGGGCACCAAGCAGGACGGCACCGTCGTGTTCGAGGGCGAGCGCACCGTGCTCATCAAACGGCGTAGCCATTGGGCGAATCGATGA
- the xrtE gene encoding exosortase E/protease, VPEID-CTERM system, with product MPEGVWGEAHWHVYPWLWLILGIGRAVPQVIAATLIISALLSWRNFTQTLRGFAARSPALSSDSITRLVIHLGCVVALLGWTAIGLGLRPTPLFLVWIWTRLALEIAVTATWVVAALPPSFLLDWYRGAQASFAIGAGAGIGAKVVNHFRATPIEACRAATFKMVATILHLLGQSVVLDFPHAEIGTRSFSVELAPVCSGLDGIAITSLLVGIYLWRYRSELRFPLSLILLPAAMLLAWILNSVRIVLLILIGGWSPTIALNGFHSVAGWLSLSLVGCATIVASFRIPAFRPVASAANVSARSAASFYLVPLIAVIATAMLTKAIHPGFDLLYPARVGVAAAALWYYRRDLTAIWYWPSMMAIAVGVVVFCAWIVIVPSRDAAFDSAFAAGLGSLSITGRVIWMAFRVIGATITVPIAEELAFRGYLMRKLVADDFDSVPIGNFTWLSFLASSILFGAMHSQWIAGTLAGMAFAGAAYCRGKLSDAIAAHAVTNAMLSAYAIATHCWSFWT from the coding sequence ATGCCCGAGGGAGTATGGGGCGAGGCGCACTGGCACGTGTATCCGTGGCTGTGGCTGATCCTGGGAATCGGGCGGGCGGTGCCACAGGTGATCGCCGCGACGCTTATTATCTCGGCGCTTTTGAGCTGGCGAAACTTCACCCAAACTCTGCGGGGCTTTGCGGCACGGTCGCCGGCGTTATCGAGCGATTCGATAACGCGGCTCGTGATTCATCTGGGATGCGTCGTCGCCTTGCTCGGCTGGACGGCGATCGGACTCGGCCTCAGACCAACACCGCTCTTCCTCGTCTGGATCTGGACGCGGCTTGCACTAGAGATCGCTGTAACTGCGACATGGGTTGTGGCGGCGCTGCCGCCCTCATTTCTTCTCGATTGGTATCGCGGCGCGCAGGCATCATTCGCGATCGGCGCTGGCGCCGGGATCGGCGCCAAGGTCGTCAACCACTTCCGCGCGACGCCGATCGAGGCGTGCCGCGCCGCGACTTTCAAAATGGTCGCGACGATCCTGCATCTTCTCGGCCAATCCGTCGTTCTCGATTTTCCGCATGCTGAGATCGGTACGCGCAGCTTCAGCGTCGAGCTCGCGCCGGTGTGCTCGGGTCTCGATGGTATCGCGATCACGTCGCTGCTGGTCGGGATCTACTTGTGGCGCTATCGCAGCGAGCTGCGCTTTCCGCTGTCGTTGATTTTACTGCCCGCCGCGATGCTCCTCGCATGGATTCTCAACTCGGTGCGGATCGTTCTGTTGATCCTTATCGGCGGATGGAGCCCGACGATCGCGCTCAACGGTTTTCATTCCGTGGCGGGATGGCTTTCGCTGAGCCTCGTGGGCTGTGCGACTATCGTCGCGAGTTTCCGCATCCCGGCCTTCAGACCTGTGGCTTCCGCAGCCAACGTCAGCGCGCGAAGCGCCGCATCCTTTTACCTCGTCCCGCTGATCGCCGTTATCGCGACTGCGATGCTGACGAAGGCGATCCATCCTGGATTCGATCTGCTCTATCCCGCGCGCGTCGGCGTCGCAGCGGCGGCGCTGTGGTACTATCGCCGCGATCTCACGGCAATCTGGTATTGGCCATCGATGATGGCGATCGCGGTTGGCGTCGTCGTGTTCTGCGCCTGGATCGTGATCGTTCCGTCACGCGATGCCGCGTTCGATTCGGCCTTCGCCGCGGGACTTGGTTCGCTGTCGATAACCGGGCGCGTCATCTGGATGGCCTTCCGCGTCATCGGCGCGACGATCACGGTGCCGATCGCGGAGGAACTCGCATTTCGCGGCTACCTGATGCGCAAGCTGGTCGCCGACGATTTCGACTCCGTGCCGATCGGTAACTTCACGTGGCTTTCATTTCTCGCGTCGTCGATTCTTTTCGGCGCGATGCACAGTCAGTGGATCGCGGGTACGCTCGCAGGGATGGCGTTTGCGGGCGCCGCGTACTGCCGCGGAAAATTGTCCGATGCGATCGCCGCCCACGCCGTCACCAACGCAATGCTGAGCGCATACGCGATCGCCACGCATTGCTGGTCATTCTGGACTTGA
- a CDS encoding CoA ester lyase: MTLRLRRSELSTPASSPKMMEKAMASAADMVFLDLEDAVAPAQKEAARKNAIAALREMDWGKKLRAVRVNGADTHWAYDDVIQVVEGAGEFLDIIIIPKPKAPRDVWFFDTLLTEIETKMGLKKKIGLEALIEESAALARVEEIAACCPRLEALILGFGDLSASQGMRFGVATDPANRYPGDMWHYARGRMITACRANGLDAIDGPFGNFRDPDGYRRDATWAATLGAVGKWAIHPSQIDIANDVFAPTQNEIDNARKMSEAYETATREGAGAAGAGGMLVDAVAVRIFQNVLERARLTGRA, encoded by the coding sequence ATGACCCTTCGACTCAGACGCTCAGAACTTTCGACGCCCGCCTCGAGCCCCAAGATGATGGAAAAGGCGATGGCGAGTGCGGCCGATATGGTGTTCCTCGATCTCGAAGACGCAGTGGCGCCCGCGCAGAAAGAAGCCGCGCGCAAGAATGCGATCGCGGCGCTGCGCGAAATGGATTGGGGCAAGAAGCTGCGCGCGGTGCGCGTCAACGGCGCCGATACGCATTGGGCGTACGACGACGTGATCCAGGTCGTCGAGGGCGCGGGCGAGTTTCTCGATATCATTATTATTCCCAAGCCCAAGGCGCCTCGCGACGTATGGTTCTTTGACACCTTGTTAACTGAGATCGAGACCAAGATGGGCCTGAAAAAGAAAATCGGGCTCGAGGCGCTGATCGAAGAGAGCGCCGCGCTCGCACGCGTCGAGGAGATCGCGGCATGCTGCCCGCGACTCGAAGCGCTGATCCTCGGCTTCGGCGATCTGTCGGCGAGCCAGGGGATGCGGTTCGGCGTCGCGACCGATCCCGCGAATCGCTACCCCGGCGACATGTGGCATTATGCCCGCGGCCGCATGATCACGGCATGCCGCGCCAACGGCCTCGACGCGATCGACGGTCCATTCGGCAATTTCCGCGATCCCGACGGCTACCGCCGCGATGCGACGTGGGCGGCGACGCTCGGCGCGGTCGGCAAATGGGCCATTCATCCGAGCCAGATCGATATCGCCAATGACGTCTTCGCGCCGACGCAAAATGAGATCGACAACGCCCGCAAAATGTCCGAGGCCTACGAGACCGCGACACGCGAAGGCGCAGGCGCAGCAGGTGCCGGCGGCATGCTGGTCGACGCCGTCGCGGTCCGCATCTTCCAGAACGTCCTCGAACGCGCCCGGCTGACCGGCCGCGCGTAA
- a CDS encoding nitronate monooxygenase yields the protein MRFANRITEMLGVEYPIIQAPMGWIARAQLASAVSNAGGMGIIETSSGELDEIRGEIRKMRELTDKPFGVNIAQAFVRDPAIVKFVIDQNVKFVTTSAGDPARYCRDLKAAGLTVFHVVPTLKAALKAVEAGVDGLVVEGGEGGGFKNPQPVATMILLPLVREKVEVPIIAAGGITDGRSMAAAFALGAEGVQMGTRMVSSAESPVHENWKRAIVDAAETDTVFLNQFSKPALRALRTERTTRLERDPGPNIMGQFGNAKALYFGGDMEAAVALSGQVCGRIDSVKPVAQIIRETIDEFCTTVRSLSHSYQH from the coding sequence ATGCGCTTTGCCAACCGAATCACCGAAATGCTCGGCGTCGAGTACCCGATTATCCAGGCGCCGATGGGATGGATCGCGCGGGCGCAACTCGCGTCGGCCGTGTCGAACGCGGGCGGAATGGGAATTATCGAAACGTCGTCGGGCGAGCTCGATGAAATTCGCGGCGAGATCCGCAAGATGCGCGAGCTCACCGACAAGCCATTCGGTGTGAATATCGCGCAGGCTTTCGTGCGCGATCCCGCAATCGTCAAGTTCGTCATCGATCAGAACGTCAAATTCGTCACGACTTCGGCGGGTGATCCAGCGCGCTATTGCCGCGATCTGAAAGCCGCGGGACTCACCGTCTTCCACGTCGTGCCGACGCTCAAGGCGGCTCTCAAAGCAGTCGAGGCTGGAGTCGACGGCCTCGTGGTCGAAGGCGGGGAGGGCGGCGGCTTCAAGAATCCGCAACCGGTCGCGACGATGATCCTGCTCCCGCTGGTGCGCGAAAAGGTCGAGGTGCCGATTATCGCGGCGGGCGGAATCACTGACGGGCGTTCGATGGCGGCCGCATTCGCGCTCGGCGCCGAGGGCGTGCAGATGGGCACGCGCATGGTCTCGTCGGCGGAATCTCCGGTGCACGAGAACTGGAAGCGCGCGATCGTCGATGCGGCCGAGACCGACACCGTTTTTCTCAACCAGTTCTCCAAGCCCGCGCTTCGCGCTCTGCGCACCGAGCGCACGACGCGCCTCGAGCGCGATCCCGGCCCGAATATCATGGGCCAGTTCGGTAACGCCAAGGCGCTCTACTTCGGCGGCGACATGGAAGCCGCGGTCGCGTTGTCCGGCCAGGTCTGCGGCCGTATCGATTCAGTCAAGCCCGTCGCACAGATCATCCGCGAAACGATCGACGAATTCTGCACGACGGTAAGAAGCCTGTCACACTCGTACCAACACTAG
- a CDS encoding MmgE/PrpD family protein: protein MSPTQGSQTFSATLALVRAVRGIKWSDVPEDAREVARQCLLDFLGCAIAGSREPLSNILLSEVAASEGSSEASLIGHKQRASRMTAALLNGAAGHALDFDDTHMAMSGHPSVPVIPAVLALAETTGADGRAILEAIVAGIEAECRLGVLLGGKHYSIGFHSTGTIGTFGAAAACAHLLGLDEDEWLRAFGLAGTQAAGLKSGFGTMAKPLHAGRAASNGLFSAIAARGGYSSNRAILETEQGFAATHSGAEPKKEIFDRYAGQFLIRDNLFKYHASCYLTHAPINAARQIRDEHHVKPNKIDDVEVRVAPGLFGVCTITEPKTGLEGKFSVRATTAMALLGENTADLATFSDANLTSPAVVALRTKVRVTPVQNRSQTRATVIVKSEGRVFEAESDSGVPAENLAAQRENLARKFIALAAPVLGDSGAQKLASAALDAERLTSAAELMKMTEA from the coding sequence ATGAGCCCGACACAAGGATCGCAAACGTTCTCGGCAACGCTCGCGCTGGTGCGCGCGGTGCGCGGTATCAAGTGGTCCGACGTGCCCGAGGATGCGCGCGAGGTTGCGCGGCAATGCCTGCTTGATTTTCTCGGATGCGCGATCGCCGGATCGCGCGAGCCGCTCAGCAACATTCTCCTGAGCGAAGTCGCGGCGAGCGAGGGATCGAGCGAAGCCTCGCTCATCGGACACAAGCAGCGCGCCTCGCGGATGACCGCTGCTCTGCTCAACGGCGCGGCTGGGCATGCGCTCGATTTCGACGACACCCACATGGCGATGAGCGGGCATCCTTCAGTGCCGGTGATTCCGGCCGTGCTCGCGCTCGCGGAAACGACGGGCGCCGACGGCCGCGCGATTCTCGAGGCGATCGTCGCGGGAATCGAAGCCGAATGCCGGCTCGGCGTGTTGCTCGGCGGCAAGCATTATTCGATCGGTTTTCATTCGACCGGCACGATCGGCACGTTTGGCGCCGCCGCGGCCTGCGCGCATCTGCTCGGACTCGATGAAGACGAATGGCTGCGGGCGTTCGGTCTCGCCGGCACCCAGGCTGCCGGGCTCAAGTCGGGATTCGGCACGATGGCGAAGCCGCTGCACGCGGGCCGCGCCGCATCGAATGGGCTCTTCAGCGCGATTGCGGCGCGCGGCGGTTATTCATCCAATCGTGCCATCCTGGAAACCGAGCAGGGCTTCGCGGCGACCCACTCCGGTGCCGAGCCCAAGAAGGAAATCTTCGATCGCTACGCCGGGCAGTTCCTGATTCGCGACAATCTCTTCAAGTACCACGCCTCGTGCTACCTGACGCACGCGCCGATCAATGCGGCGCGTCAGATTCGCGACGAGCATCATGTGAAACCAAATAAGATTGACGATGTCGAAGTGCGCGTGGCGCCCGGCCTGTTTGGCGTATGCACCATCACAGAGCCCAAGACCGGGCTCGAGGGCAAGTTCAGCGTGCGTGCCACGACCGCGATGGCGCTGCTCGGCGAGAATACCGCCGACCTCGCGACCTTCAGCGACGCCAATCTCACATCGCCCGCGGTCGTCGCGCTGCGAACGAAAGTCAGGGTCACTCCTGTTCAGAATCGCTCGCAGACGCGCGCGACAGTGATCGTGAAATCCGAGGGACGAGTCTTCGAGGCCGAGTCCGACTCGGGCGTGCCCGCTGAGAACCTCGCCGCGCAACGCGAGAACCTCGCGCGCAAGTTCATCGCGCTGGCCGCTCCGGTGCTCGGCGATTCCGGCGCGCAGAAGCTCGCAAGCGCCGCGCTCGACGCGGAACGGCTGACGTCAGCCGCCGAGCTGATGAAGATGACCGAGGCCTGA
- a CDS encoding CoA transferase — MPARTGPLSDVRVIDLTQALAGPFCTMLLADLGADVIKIEPPGGDLSRGMGPYPQDRDGCDYGGYFASVNRNKRGIVLDIKTDAGREAIFKLVETADAVVENARAGVMDRAGIGYERLREKNPRLVYAAIRGFGDPRTGRSPYAEWPAFDIVAQSMGGLVSITGPADSAGFRAGPGVGDIYPGTLMALGVVSAVHAARRTGQGQFLDVAMYDAILTMCEAIVYTYSRAGVVRGPQGNGTPVLCPFDIFTTSDGAVAIAAPGENHWAILCEAMGHPELIADDRTRTNARRVANADLVRGTVSAWTNAHTTREVVAAIGGKVPVGPVNTAKDIFDDPHVKARGMLVEMDQPGANPPLIVAGTPIKFTTTHAGIYARPPLLGEHTQQVLAEVGLGLKEKS; from the coding sequence ATGCCTGCGCGCACCGGTCCGCTCTCCGACGTTCGCGTCATCGACCTGACGCAGGCGCTCGCGGGGCCGTTCTGCACGATGCTGCTCGCGGACCTCGGCGCGGACGTAATCAAAATCGAGCCGCCGGGGGGAGATCTCAGCCGCGGCATGGGGCCGTATCCGCAGGATCGCGACGGATGCGACTACGGCGGCTACTTCGCGAGCGTCAATCGCAACAAGCGCGGCATCGTGCTCGATATCAAGACCGACGCGGGACGCGAGGCGATCTTCAAGCTGGTTGAGACTGCGGATGCGGTGGTCGAGAATGCGCGCGCGGGCGTGATGGATCGCGCGGGTATCGGCTACGAGCGCCTGCGCGAGAAAAATCCGCGCCTCGTGTACGCCGCAATTCGCGGCTTCGGCGATCCGCGCACCGGCCGCAGTCCTTATGCGGAATGGCCGGCGTTCGACATCGTCGCGCAGAGCATGGGCGGCCTCGTGAGTATCACGGGGCCGGCGGACAGCGCGGGATTTCGCGCCGGGCCGGGCGTCGGCGATATCTATCCGGGGACGCTGATGGCGCTCGGTGTCGTCTCCGCGGTTCATGCGGCGCGGCGAACGGGGCAGGGGCAGTTCCTCGATGTGGCGATGTACGACGCGATCCTCACGATGTGCGAGGCGATCGTTTATACCTACTCGCGCGCGGGCGTCGTGCGCGGTCCGCAGGGCAACGGCACTCCGGTGCTGTGCCCGTTTGATATTTTCACGACCAGCGACGGTGCAGTCGCGATCGCGGCGCCAGGTGAGAATCACTGGGCGATCCTGTGCGAGGCGATGGGGCATCCCGAGCTTATCGCCGACGACCGCACGCGGACCAACGCGCGCCGCGTCGCCAACGCCGATCTCGTGCGCGGCACCGTCTCGGCCTGGACCAACGCGCACACGACGCGCGAGGTCGTGGCCGCGATTGGTGGCAAAGTCCCGGTCGGACCGGTGAACACCGCCAAGGACATCTTCGACGATCCGCATGTGAAGGCCCGCGGGATGCTCGTCGAGATGGATCAGCCGGGCGCAAATCCGCCGCTGATCGTGGCGGGCACTCCGATCAAATTCACGACAACTCACGCCGGTATCTACGCGCGGCCGCCGCTGCTCGGTGAGCATACGCAGCAAGTCCTCGCCGAGGTCGGCCTCGGCCTCAAGGAGAAATCATGA
- a CDS encoding TauD/TfdA family dioxygenase — protein sequence MAISIYPITPSFAAEIGVDLAQPLDAETVSAIKQALWDYAVLIFPGQELTEEQHLEFARHIGPIEPTIGAYRPDAKLRLRPDMVDVSNLNSRNEIWGETSRVRLLNLGNRLWHTDSSFKYLPARASILYGRSIAPIGGHTEFADLRAAYDALPAEMKARLEGLVAEHALAYSRRRTGYSLGETEMKELPPVPQMMVRTIPENGRKSLYIASHIGRIFGMDDAEAMTFVDKLIAHATQREFVYTHRWRLHDLVMWDDRCTMHRGTEFDDLKWTRDMHRATVSDIANTCEQAGVDVPPSRFGTAT from the coding sequence GTGGCGATCTCGATCTATCCGATCACGCCGAGCTTCGCCGCCGAAATTGGCGTCGATCTCGCACAGCCGCTCGACGCGGAGACGGTCAGCGCGATCAAACAGGCGTTGTGGGATTACGCGGTGCTGATTTTTCCGGGCCAGGAGCTCACCGAAGAGCAGCACCTCGAATTCGCCAGGCACATCGGGCCGATTGAACCGACTATTGGAGCCTACCGGCCTGATGCGAAGCTGCGGCTGCGTCCCGATATGGTCGATGTCTCCAACCTCAACTCGCGCAACGAAATCTGGGGCGAGACGAGCCGCGTCCGTCTGCTGAACCTCGGCAACCGGCTGTGGCACACCGACAGCTCGTTCAAATATCTGCCGGCGCGCGCATCGATTCTCTATGGACGCTCGATCGCGCCGATCGGCGGGCATACCGAGTTTGCCGACCTGCGCGCCGCCTACGATGCGCTCCCCGCCGAGATGAAGGCGCGTCTGGAAGGCCTCGTCGCGGAGCACGCGCTCGCCTACTCGCGACGCCGCACGGGATACTCACTCGGCGAAACTGAAATGAAAGAGCTGCCGCCGGTGCCGCAGATGATGGTGCGGACGATCCCGGAGAACGGCCGCAAGTCGCTCTATATCGCCTCGCACATCGGGCGCATCTTTGGCATGGACGACGCCGAGGCGATGACATTTGTTGACAAACTGATAGCGCACGCGACGCAGCGGGAGTTCGTGTACACGCATCGATGGCGTCTGCACGATCTCGTGATGTGGGATGACCGCTGCACGATGCATCGCGGGACCGAGTTCGACGATCTCAAGTGGACCCGCGACATGCATCGCGCGACCGTGTCGGACATCGCCAACACCTGCGAGCAGGCGGGAGTTGATGTGCCCCCGTCGCGTTTCGGCACGGCAACGTGA
- a CDS encoding MaoC family dehydratase, which translates to MAAPDFAEFKLVTKGHQFEDFTEGQVFEHHWGRTLNAGDNSLFATATLAHCPLYFNAEYAKAHGHPDVVVNPLLIACTAVGLSVEDLSEGGGPFLGINGLKFHQPMYPGDTLSARSTVVSKRESQSRGNFGIVTWRTEGRNQRGELVISYERTNLVAKRRGADK; encoded by the coding sequence ATGGCAGCACCCGACTTTGCCGAATTCAAGCTCGTCACCAAAGGCCATCAGTTCGAGGATTTCACTGAGGGCCAGGTTTTCGAGCATCACTGGGGACGCACTCTCAACGCGGGCGACAACTCGCTCTTCGCCACCGCGACGCTTGCGCACTGCCCGCTTTACTTCAACGCCGAGTATGCGAAAGCGCACGGCCATCCAGATGTCGTCGTGAACCCGCTTCTGATCGCGTGCACCGCGGTCGGTCTTTCTGTTGAGGATTTGAGCGAAGGCGGCGGCCCGTTCCTTGGCATCAACGGTCTCAAGTTTCATCAGCCGATGTATCCCGGCGACACGCTCAGCGCGCGCAGCACCGTCGTGTCCAAGCGCGAGTCGCAAAGCCGCGGCAACTTCGGCATCGTGACCTGGCGCACCGAGGGCCGCAATCAACGCGGCGAACTCGTCATCAGCTACGAGCGCACCAATCTCGTCGCCAAGCGCAGAGGAGCAGACAAGTGA
- a CDS encoding acyl-CoA dehydrogenase family protein has translation MNDERRMIQQSARDFAMNEVLPLANKLDPEQGDIPMDLRDKLAALGYFGVVIPEQYGGLGLGAFEYALITEELARAWMSVASIIARGNGLGGGFSEAQRREYLPKMARGEFLGAAALSEPDAGSDLANVTCKATRDGDGWMLNGTKTWCTFADGADFISVLARTKQPSDPKRRHEGISQFLVLKERGKFPPGLSGAPIRKIGYFGWKTWELHFDNLKLPADALLGREREGGGEGKAFGATLSGLEVARVHTAARAIGLARGGLEDSIGYAQKRVAFGHPIGDFQAIRFKIAEMATEIEAARQLMYFVADEVDSRRRCDKEASMCKLFASEMAERVTSQALQIHGGYGYTKDFPLERYWRDARLTKIFEGTSEIQMRIISDKLLPRARS, from the coding sequence ATGAATGATGAGCGCCGGATGATTCAGCAATCCGCGCGCGACTTTGCGATGAACGAGGTGCTGCCGCTCGCCAACAAGCTCGACCCCGAGCAGGGCGACATCCCGATGGACCTGCGCGACAAACTCGCCGCGCTCGGCTACTTCGGCGTCGTCATCCCGGAGCAATACGGCGGCCTCGGCCTCGGCGCGTTCGAGTATGCGCTGATCACAGAGGAGCTGGCGCGCGCGTGGATGAGCGTCGCGAGCATCATCGCGCGCGGCAACGGCCTCGGCGGTGGATTCTCAGAAGCGCAGCGTCGCGAGTACCTGCCAAAGATGGCGCGCGGCGAGTTCCTTGGCGCGGCGGCGCTCTCCGAGCCCGACGCGGGATCCGATCTCGCCAACGTCACGTGCAAGGCAACGCGCGATGGCGACGGATGGATGCTCAACGGCACCAAGACCTGGTGCACCTTCGCCGACGGCGCCGATTTCATCTCGGTGCTGGCGCGTACCAAACAGCCATCGGATCCGAAGCGGCGTCATGAAGGTATCAGCCAGTTCCTTGTTCTCAAGGAGCGCGGCAAGTTTCCGCCGGGCCTCAGCGGCGCGCCGATTCGCAAGATCGGCTACTTCGGATGGAAGACGTGGGAGCTGCATTTCGACAACCTGAAGCTGCCCGCGGATGCACTCCTTGGCCGCGAGCGCGAAGGCGGCGGCGAAGGGAAGGCATTTGGCGCGACGCTCAGCGGACTTGAGGTCGCGCGCGTGCATACCGCGGCGCGCGCGATTGGGCTTGCGCGCGGCGGCCTCGAAGATTCGATCGGATACGCGCAGAAGCGCGTCGCTTTCGGTCATCCGATCGGCGACTTCCAGGCGATCCGCTTCAAGATCGCCGAGATGGCGACCGAGATCGAGGCCGCGCGCCAGCTCATGTACTTCGTTGCCGATGAAGTCGATAGCCGCCGCCGATGCGACAAGGAAGCCTCGATGTGCAAGCTGTTCGCATCCGAGATGGCCGAGCGCGTCACGAGCCAGGCGCTCCAGATCCATGGCGGCTACGGCTATACGAAGGACTTCCCGCTCGAGCGTTACTGGCGCGACGCGCGGCTCACGAAAATTTTCGAAGGCACGTCGGAAATCCAGATGCGGATTATCTCGGACAAGCTCCTGCCGAGGGCGAGATCATGA